The genomic region tttggctggAGAAATTTCTTGCGAAATGCTAGACATAAAGCTTATGCAAGATACAATTATTATCTGCACAGTGTTGTAGAGGGAAATTCTATGATACAGATTTTTTATGCTAATTCATTACAAAATCAAGTGTTGCATCCAGTGTATGGATGCAGCAAATATTGCACTGGCAATGATAGCACTTCATTATAGTTAGTGTGTTATTGATCACAATTTAAATGGATAGTTATTATATGTTCTTTGCGGTGATCACCATTATTTAATTGCAAGATATGTCAATATGATGAATGGGTTTAGCATGATAGTTAATTCTCTTAAACAAGTTACATCATAGTGCACTTGTTTAAAGTTAGACTTTAGGATTTAGATGCCTACATGTGTGTTTCTTATTCTTCATATGAATGGATGCTTGAAGGCTGTGTTTGTCATATATTATGTAACTTTGTATCGTCTTGGCCTCCGTTCCattttttcaatatctttcctgcatatttcatttttcctttttgtcaAGCCCTTTTCCAGCTCCTATTCTAAGCATGCATCAGTTACAGGTAGCTGGATAAACAAACATGGTTTTGGACTTGGTTATTTTAGCAATTACAAATCCTTGAATGATAATGTACATTTGCtaaatggatgtgaagttaattatttagttgAGAATATTATACATTGTATCATGTCCAGGATTATTAGAGGCATTTGGTTTTTGGAAGGAGACCAGCAAGTCCATAGCTTGGATAATTCCGCTTTAGCTTGTTTGACTTCTTGCGTTGTCATTTGAAATTGTACAGACCTGTTGGAAAGGCGGAAATGAATATTGCATTTGTGTGTAGTTTGCTTTTAACTACGATACAATTTTAAGATACTTCGATGAGTTTTGTCATCTTTGGGATGGGGAGGTAGGCGTCTGTCAAATTCCATGGACATAATTTTGTGCATCTGCATCTTATAATTTGTGAAAGTTGTGAAGGTTTATACTCGCGATCTCTAAACTTGCATGTTTTATGCTAGACACTGATGGATTTGTGATTCCAAGCTTGGGAATAGAAGACCCAAATCATACTGCAGCTGATGCTTCTGAAGTAGAAGCATCAAAACCTCCTTCTCCAAAGGTCAGCTACAATAACAACAGTCATTAGTTGCTCAAATTGCATCTTACTGATTTAGTCTTTATGTTTCTGGACATGAATATAATTGCTATAAACAATTTGTTTGGCTATCCTGTTTCCGCAGATTAAAAAGGAAGAGAACATATACTTAGGACCTCACGGGGTTCCTCCGTCACAATCAAAGCAGCAAGATCTGAACCCTTCTGGTCGAAAACAGCGGTTTAAGCAGAAACTGAAGGAAGCAGATAGGAGAATAAGTGGAACAGGGAGGGAAAATAAGTTGGAGAATTTGCGAGAGCTAGTGGGTAGTGGAAGGGGAAATCCCAATATGGCAAAGGGTTCTCTTAGGGACTGGTTAGACCCACATTGCCATGAATCAGAGTTTGAGAAGTGGTCCTCTCAGTGAATGGACTAGTAGTTGGTGCCTACTCTTAGTTCAAAAtcacataatatttattgaagTCATGTATTATGACAATAATCGATCATCAAATGTACCATTTCTTGCTGCTAATGCCGAACTTATAAAGGTAATGGATCTTATTTCTCCGATCCTACTCAGAATCAGTTCACATGGCATCCGGTGACACAATATTTGTCTTGCTGGTGCTATTCCTGAATCCAAAATGCACCAACTACAGGGGTAAATCATGTTGCATTGAATACCAACTTCAAGAATTCAGTGTTTCATCTCAATGTAACCCTTATGCCTTTTTATCTAGACAAAGCATGACAATCCATGTTATGTTATCAAGCTGTTCTGCaggttttcatatattttgttcCCTTGTTAGGAGAGGGCTTACGTTAGAGATCTTAAACACGAGACACTTGACAAGAAGGCCAGTAATGCTTTACCAGCCTTGATGGCTATGTTATGCCTCTGAGAATTCTCATGCATTTAAATCATCTTGAGATCTGCTTCCCCGTGTGACATAATGAAAAAGCCATAGCAGCCTAACTGGTGCTATGGTTCCCATCTTTGTTAGGCTAGGCTGTCCTAAACTCTAAGCATCAGATTGCCCAATGCTTGGGAATTTACCTTAATGGATGGTTTAGGCTTTAGGGTTGTGATGCTATGAGCCATGAAGTGGTTGAAGCCCTCCTCCATACCAGTTATTCCCCCCTCCATACCCAACTGACCATCTATATGTAGTGGTTCAAGcccaaatttatttttttaaaatacaaaaaagaaagggaattttaaaaaatatcgtaaaatcaatataaaaaaatcattttaccatataatttctttttttcaaatttatgatgtgataattttttagttgttttttggttattttttcagttGTTTTGAGTAAGAGTGCAAACGAGCCGAATCGAGTCGAGCTTTTCAATATTTAGGTTCGGCTCGTAAAAATTTAACTGAGCCCAAGCTCAATaactttttatgttttatagcTCGAGTTCGActcattataattttgatatgtttGAGCTTGGCTCATAATTAGCttgatataatatatacacAAGCTGAACTCGAGCTCGACTCGTTATTAGCTCGTGTATTTATATAAACGAGTTAAGCTCGGGCTTAGCTCAATTTCAAACTCGTTAAGCAAGCTTGATTTACTAAATAtgtagttataaattttataattataaataaattatacacaaaagtaaaatatacatataaattcagaaactaaaataactaaactaagttcttgataaaaaaagaaagggttCAATAAGTTTCATAGAATTCTATCTCAAGCTCGTTTCAAATCcatttataattcaataaggaaATGGGTGCAATAAGTCAAGGTAACTTCATATTAAGTATATTGTAAGAATATCTACTCATGttagtttataataattcttaCTCTAGttagttaataataattcttattCTAGTACCTTTCATTTATTAACTCAACTGTAGtactttttatgttaatttatgatAGTTCTTACTTTATCTATAAGCTTTACATTAAATAtgttgtaaaaatatttagttatgttttgttaatttacaaatataaaaattatagtttgcAAATATCTTCAagcatttatataatatatgcttGTTTATTCAACGCTAAAACTACATAGTTTTATAGTAAAAcaatatatatctttaaatatttacataatatatatttgtttatttaacaCTAAAACTACATAGTTTTATAGTAAACCAACATAGTTTATACAGATTTAAGTTAAGTATATCATACACAAAACTATATAGCTTTcatatatagtatttattttattattctacttaaattaatttatgaatagAATAAATTGGTAGgatattaataattgaatacaCGTAATCAAATGCTAACTTAATTAACAATGTTATTAAACTAGCAATTGCTTaagtatattaaatttatttaattagagaatttataattaaaatataatttatttgtatatattgttcctttaatataataaaaattgaggtcttatgatttatttatttattctatttatttattctttttcaattagaatgtatttttaattatttatttatttattgactAATGCACGAGTTAGTTCGCGAGCTTCGTAGACGAACCAGCTCGCGAGCTCAGACGAGTCGAGCATTACTAAGCTCGAGCTCGTCTCATCTAATAAACAAGCTCGAGAATGAAGTTCGAGCTCGGCTCGATTATCCTAACGAACGAATTTAATCGAGCTTTTATCGAACTGAGTTTGGAGTAGCTCGCGAGGGGCTCTGCTCATTTGCAGCTCTAATTTTGAGATTGTTCTTCAGttgttttttgatttttttaccCAAAAAACCAAaactagaatttaaaaaataaaatttaaaaatcatatttctGTATCTTAACAtagtaaaaatgaaaaataatattgtaaactgaaaaaaaaatataattatttttatattttttcaaaaagaaatctaaacCACTAAATTTCCTCtctctgttttctaataataataataataataataataataataacaataataacttgttgaattattttaacttggaTGCACCATCTTCTTAAGGTGCCACAACTAAGGAGGTTCTTAAGtttataacttaattaaaagaCTCTACCATGGAGAAAAATACACCATGAAtgaaacttcttttttatagCATCCTCGGCTAAATTACGAAGTCCAGCTTTCATTTTGTCCATAGTTTAGGAtttgattcttctttttttttttttttgtctcttCCAAGAAATCACATTTGACCAATTGTTCAAGTATCTGTTCTTGTACTATAACCGAATTAAAACACCAATTTACAATCTATTGATCCCAAAATTTCGCTGCTTTCATGTAAATTGATGGCGCATGCATATGAATCAATGGCCCATGATTTTGTTCAGAAAACATCAGTTGTGAATCAACGGCACCACTGCACCATCGCAAGACGTCGCACCACCATATCACACTGTTCTAGTTACTTATCCAGTTCTTTTAAACAAATGGGTTGTGTTTATATTGCTTTATATTCTGATGcggattttttattttaaattttcaaagcgCATGCTGccatgttgttttttttttgttatgatAATTAACAAACATTGAGGATAGGGAgtttattgatataaaaattaaaactcacagagtttaatattataaattaaaagttaaggACTTTGATGTTATTAGGTTCAAAGTTGAGGAGCAGCAGAGATAATTTAGCCATTATACATATGCtcgaattaaattttaatatttttttactttttttgtgttaagagaaaataattaagagaaaataatagtactaacagttatttttttacaatttttttatttaaatttaatatatacatcacaataaataagagattgacatgtattataaatttttaa from Ricinus communis isolate WT05 ecotype wild-type chromosome 9, ASM1957865v1, whole genome shotgun sequence harbors:
- the LOC8286841 gene encoding uncharacterized protein LOC8286841; translation: MDPSQHHATSPLNDQEDEWDTDGFVIPSLGIEDPNHTAADASEVEASKPPSPKIKKEENIYLGPHGVPPSQSKQQDLNPSGRKQRFKQKLKEADRRISGTGRENKLENLRELVGSGRGNPNMAKGSLRDWLDPHCHESEFEKWSSQ